The following are encoded in a window of Arthrobacter sp. NicSoilB4 genomic DNA:
- a CDS encoding YchJ family protein gives MTPPADAQPEQPPFHGNCPCLSGEQYADCCGRFHAGEAEAPTAEQLMRSRYSAFVVLDAGYLLRTWHPETRPASLELDPDMQWRRLDIMSTARGGPLDTEGTVEFKAHFRHGAERGVHHETSRFRRLDRRWYYLDEAPGRSPA, from the coding sequence GTGACACCCCCAGCCGATGCCCAGCCGGAACAGCCCCCGTTCCACGGCAACTGCCCCTGCCTGTCCGGGGAGCAGTACGCGGACTGCTGCGGGCGTTTCCACGCCGGCGAGGCGGAAGCCCCGACGGCGGAGCAGCTGATGCGCTCCCGGTACAGCGCCTTCGTGGTGCTGGACGCCGGCTACCTCCTGCGCACCTGGCACCCGGAGACCCGGCCGGCCTCACTGGAACTGGACCCGGACATGCAGTGGCGCCGGCTGGACATCATGTCCACTGCACGCGGCGGCCCGCTGGACACCGAGGGGACCGTGGAATTCAAAGCCCACTTCCGGCACGGCGCCGAACGCGGCGTCCACCACGAGACGAGCCGCTTCCGGCGCCTAGACCGCCGCTGGTACTACCTTGATGAAGCCCCCGGACGGTCGCCTGCCTAG
- a CDS encoding aldo/keto reductase family protein, producing the protein MEFRYLGNSGFKISEITFGNWLTHGSQVENDVATQCVRAALDAGISTFDTADVYANTAAETVLGKALREERRESLEIFTKVFGPTGPKGHNDLGLSRKHIMEAINGSLTRLQTDYVDLYQAHRYDYETPLEETMQAFADVVRQGKALYIGVSEWTAGQIRDGHALAKELGFQLISNQPQYSMLWRVIEAEVIPTSEELGLSQIVWSPIAQGVLSGKYHPGKPAPEGSRATDAKGGSRMIERWMSDEVLTGVQQLKPIADEAGLTMAQLSIAWVLQNPNVASAIMGASRPDQIEKNVAAAGVKLDAGIMEKIDAAIGSLAERDPAQTKSPASREA; encoded by the coding sequence ATGGAATTCAGATACCTGGGGAACAGCGGCTTCAAGATCTCGGAAATCACCTTCGGCAACTGGCTCACGCACGGCTCGCAGGTGGAGAACGACGTCGCCACGCAGTGCGTCCGGGCCGCGCTCGACGCCGGTATCAGCACCTTCGACACGGCCGACGTCTACGCCAACACGGCCGCGGAGACCGTTCTCGGCAAGGCCCTCCGGGAGGAGCGGCGCGAGTCGCTGGAGATTTTCACAAAGGTCTTCGGCCCCACCGGGCCCAAGGGCCACAACGATCTTGGCCTCTCCCGCAAGCACATCATGGAGGCCATCAACGGCTCGCTGACCCGGCTTCAGACGGACTACGTGGACCTCTACCAGGCCCACCGCTACGACTACGAGACCCCGCTGGAAGAGACCATGCAGGCCTTCGCCGACGTCGTGCGGCAGGGCAAGGCGCTCTACATCGGGGTCAGCGAATGGACGGCCGGCCAGATCCGCGACGGCCATGCCCTCGCCAAGGAACTCGGTTTCCAGCTGATCTCCAACCAGCCGCAGTACTCCATGCTGTGGCGCGTTATCGAGGCGGAGGTGATTCCGACGTCCGAGGAGCTGGGCCTCTCCCAGATTGTGTGGTCACCGATAGCCCAGGGTGTGCTGAGCGGCAAATACCACCCCGGCAAGCCGGCCCCGGAGGGCAGCCGTGCCACGGACGCCAAGGGCGGCTCGAGAATGATCGAGCGCTGGATGTCCGACGAGGTCCTCACCGGTGTGCAGCAGCTTAAGCCGATCGCCGACGAGGCCGGGCTGACCATGGCACAGCTGAGTATCGCCTGGGTCCTGCAGAACCCGAACGTGGCCTCCGCCATCATGGGCGCATCCCGCCCGGACCAGATCGAGAAGAACGTGGCGGCCGCCGGTGTGAAGCTGGACGCCGGGATCATGGAGAAGATCGACGCCGCGATCGGCTCGCTCGCCGAACGGGACCCGGCGCAGACCAAGTCGCCCGCCTCCCGGGAAGCCTAG
- a CDS encoding ATP-binding protein — translation MSIATMLPMGELTNPGQMRLALVQVVNWGTFHGAHTMHVDRNGTLLTGNSGVGKSTLFDAMLRVFDARPRSNEAAAQRAGGAVEDKRTTFTYMRGKVGDKAVGEGSASAFQRPGATWSAVALTFDNAAGTRVTVSALFDLPKNGTESSVGRYYLIDNKPLDLAAIEGIAEKRFTKSALDAIFPDAQIFDVHKAFAERFRRLLGINSDQALPLLRVIQAGKGLGGSVNNFFRDQVLDAPATLTAADDVVEEFSNLMSIRQRLEDVRQQRDQLAPVPGLNKDYAQSLLDANRFRELAGEEFEAYRQQLAVTVHEKTLARFKDLAQAKAKELGAERGIRDGLAKDLRQLEADYNNQGGNAISAIEQSLENARVGLKLRQQVEESARKALSDAGLELEWTAAGWEQAHEHAAARSAELKDDSEALKELRFEAFDGHATRKRELAAAQQELVSLKTRKSLLPPSSIENRSAISAATGVPEEQMPFGGELIDLAEGQEQWRPAAERALRSLATTLLVPGEHFAAVTRYLNDHSVRGSLRAVDASKPLAGGALAVEDAADGDLLTKLDILTMGPSAGAGEWIRERIAVDFAYPCVEDPDELARLDKGLSLGGVVKRNRHTVEKDDRFTGRQDYVLGFDNASKLELVAAQVEDLQQELAKAAELAQSREESHQGMSRQLEALRRVAEDHRPWEQVSAAVAADELARIEQRLKDALAAQADLEPLRASIEAARHKHQSSTEAAAVLQSEYKAVDSQLTTADSLLDAARARLEQSPPSEATVAALEPYFTGFGDITEMHELDNLANQVRTRLLAELHTAESRGQATSERLTRIFEGFVREWGTSISADHGTSIGAAGEFEARYHAIVSDGLPAQEAEFRQFFNQRTHESFSTLLHLLDEERRSITSRILPLNGILSAVNFHEGSFLELDIKPTLPATAKQFKDAIQNALKVRHTRPGKAAAAASGSASGPEADDDAELTNRYKSLETLVKRLGSQTPEDRRWRAEVLDVRGHLFIQCKEHREVQGSKKGSRKTEVFMHADTGSMSGGERQRFTAFIMAAALSYQLGIAEQGFTTYGTVMMDEAFVLASEEFAGAGIKALHEFGFQLLLAAPENVIDLSRHLGSVTEILRDKRTNRSGVLTAPVIGPRPGSEGTWRSEANPVDIVLR, via the coding sequence GTGAGCATCGCGACCATGCTGCCCATGGGCGAGCTCACCAACCCGGGCCAGATGCGCCTTGCCCTCGTCCAGGTCGTCAACTGGGGCACCTTCCACGGCGCCCACACGATGCACGTGGACCGCAACGGCACCCTGCTGACGGGCAATTCCGGCGTCGGCAAGTCCACACTGTTCGACGCGATGCTCCGGGTCTTCGATGCCAGGCCGCGGTCCAACGAGGCTGCGGCCCAGCGCGCCGGCGGCGCAGTCGAGGACAAGCGCACCACGTTCACGTACATGCGCGGCAAGGTGGGGGACAAGGCCGTCGGCGAGGGCTCGGCCAGTGCCTTCCAGCGGCCCGGGGCGACGTGGTCCGCCGTCGCCCTGACGTTCGACAACGCCGCGGGCACCCGGGTGACGGTGTCGGCACTGTTCGACCTGCCCAAGAACGGCACGGAGTCCAGCGTCGGACGGTACTACCTCATCGACAACAAGCCGCTGGATCTCGCGGCGATCGAGGGCATCGCGGAGAAGCGCTTCACCAAGTCGGCGCTGGACGCGATCTTCCCGGACGCCCAGATCTTCGACGTGCACAAGGCTTTCGCCGAACGCTTCCGGCGACTGCTCGGCATCAACTCGGACCAGGCACTGCCGCTGCTGCGCGTCATCCAGGCCGGCAAGGGCCTCGGCGGAAGCGTCAACAACTTTTTCCGCGACCAGGTCCTGGACGCGCCCGCCACGCTCACGGCGGCGGACGACGTCGTCGAGGAATTCAGCAACCTGATGTCCATCCGGCAGCGCCTGGAGGATGTCCGGCAGCAGCGCGACCAGCTGGCACCGGTACCCGGGCTGAACAAGGACTATGCCCAGTCCCTGCTCGACGCGAACCGGTTCCGGGAGCTGGCCGGGGAGGAATTCGAGGCGTACCGGCAGCAGCTGGCCGTCACCGTCCACGAGAAAACGCTGGCCCGGTTCAAGGACCTGGCCCAGGCGAAGGCCAAGGAACTCGGCGCCGAGCGCGGCATCCGGGACGGCCTGGCCAAGGACCTCCGCCAGCTCGAGGCGGACTACAACAACCAGGGCGGCAACGCCATCTCCGCGATCGAGCAGTCGCTCGAGAACGCCCGGGTGGGGCTCAAGCTCCGCCAGCAGGTGGAGGAATCGGCGCGCAAGGCACTCTCGGACGCCGGCCTGGAACTTGAGTGGACAGCGGCGGGCTGGGAGCAGGCGCACGAGCACGCGGCCGCCCGCTCGGCTGAGCTGAAGGACGACTCGGAGGCGCTCAAGGAGCTGCGCTTCGAGGCGTTCGACGGCCACGCGACCAGGAAACGAGAGCTTGCAGCGGCCCAGCAGGAGCTGGTTTCGCTCAAGACCCGCAAGTCCCTGCTGCCGCCGTCGAGCATCGAGAACCGCAGCGCCATCTCTGCGGCCACGGGCGTCCCCGAGGAGCAGATGCCGTTCGGCGGCGAGCTGATCGACCTCGCCGAGGGCCAGGAGCAGTGGCGGCCCGCGGCCGAGCGCGCGCTGCGCAGCCTCGCCACGACGCTGCTGGTCCCCGGCGAGCACTTCGCCGCCGTCACCCGCTACCTCAACGACCATTCCGTCCGTGGCTCGCTGCGCGCGGTGGACGCCTCCAAGCCCCTCGCCGGCGGCGCCTTGGCCGTGGAGGACGCGGCCGACGGCGATCTGCTCACCAAGCTGGACATCCTCACCATGGGTCCCAGCGCTGGGGCCGGGGAGTGGATCCGCGAACGGATCGCTGTCGATTTCGCCTACCCGTGCGTGGAGGACCCCGACGAGCTTGCCCGGCTGGACAAGGGCCTGAGCCTGGGCGGCGTCGTCAAGCGAAACCGCCACACGGTGGAAAAGGACGACCGTTTCACCGGCCGGCAGGACTATGTCCTGGGCTTCGATAACGCCTCCAAACTGGAGCTCGTGGCGGCCCAGGTTGAGGACCTGCAGCAGGAGCTGGCCAAGGCCGCCGAACTCGCGCAAAGCCGGGAGGAATCACATCAGGGGATGAGCCGTCAGCTTGAGGCCCTGCGCCGCGTGGCTGAGGACCACCGGCCCTGGGAACAGGTGTCGGCCGCGGTGGCCGCGGACGAACTCGCCCGGATCGAGCAGCGCCTCAAGGACGCCCTCGCCGCGCAGGCGGACCTCGAACCGCTGCGCGCCAGCATCGAGGCGGCCCGGCACAAGCACCAGTCCAGCACCGAGGCCGCAGCCGTGCTGCAGAGCGAATACAAGGCCGTCGACTCGCAGCTGACCACGGCCGATTCCTTGCTGGACGCCGCCAGGGCGCGCCTGGAGCAGTCGCCGCCGTCGGAAGCCACCGTGGCGGCGCTGGAACCGTACTTCACCGGCTTCGGCGATATTACGGAAATGCACGAGCTGGACAACCTCGCCAACCAGGTCCGGACCCGGCTCCTCGCCGAACTGCACACGGCCGAATCCCGCGGGCAGGCCACGTCGGAGCGGCTCACCCGCATTTTCGAGGGCTTCGTGCGCGAGTGGGGAACGTCGATTTCCGCAGACCACGGCACCTCGATCGGCGCCGCAGGGGAGTTCGAGGCCCGGTACCACGCCATCGTCAGCGACGGGCTGCCCGCGCAGGAGGCCGAATTCCGGCAGTTCTTCAACCAGCGCACGCACGAATCCTTTTCCACCCTGCTGCACCTGCTGGACGAGGAACGCCGCTCCATCACCAGCCGGATCCTGCCGCTCAATGGGATCCTGTCCGCGGTCAACTTCCACGAGGGCAGCTTCCTGGAACTCGACATCAAGCCGACCCTGCCGGCCACGGCCAAGCAGTTCAAGGACGCCATCCAAAACGCCCTCAAAGTCCGGCACACGCGGCCCGGGAAAGCGGCGGCTGCAGCGTCCGGTTCTGCGTCCGGGCCGGAAGCGGACGACGACGCCGAGCTCACCAACCGTTACAAGTCGCTCGAGACGCTGGTGAAGCGGCTCGGTTCGCAGACTCCGGAGGACCGGCGCTGGCGTGCGGAGGTGCTGGACGTCCGCGGCCACCTCTTCATCCAGTGCAAGGAGCACCGCGAGGTGCAGGGTTCGAAGAAGGGTTCACGAAAGACCGAGGTCTTTATGCACGCGGACACCGGCTCGATGTCCGGCGGCGAGCGGCAGCGCTTCACGGCCTTCATTATGGCCGCGGCGCTGAGCTACCAGCTGGGGATCGCCGAGCAGGGCTTCACCACGTACGGCACGGTGATGATGGATGAGGCCTTCGTCCTGGCCTCGGAGGAATTCGCCGGTGCCGGCATCAAGGCTCTTCATGAATTCGGCTTCCAGTTGCTCTTGGCCGCGCCGGAGAACGTGATCGACCTGTCCCGGCACCTCGGCTCCGTCACCGAGATCCTGCGCGACAAGCGCACCAACCGCTCCGGGGTGCTCACCGCCCCCGTGATCGGCCCGCGGCCCGGCTCCGAGGGAACCTGGCGCTCCGAGGCAAACCCGGTGGACATCGTCCTCCGCTGA
- a CDS encoding SDR family oxidoreductase, with the protein MTSLPPLAVTGSTGNLGGLVARLLAEAGSPQRLLVRDAARAPDLEGAVPVICTYMDSVQAKGALDGVKTLFMVSAAEAEDRLQQHYAFVDAAMAAGVQHIVYTSFFGAAPDSTFTLAQDHYATEEWIKASGMDYTFLRDNLYLDFMPLLAGEDGVIRGPAGDGVVAAVARVDVARSAVTVLRDPALHVGRTYDLTGPEDISLATAADLLTAGTGRTITFQNETVEEAYASRASYGAAPWQVDAWVSTYTAIAAGELAGPTSAVHELTGREPLGLAQFLAEAHTI; encoded by the coding sequence ATGACAAGCCTGCCCCCGCTCGCCGTCACCGGTTCCACCGGGAACCTGGGCGGCCTGGTGGCCAGGCTGCTGGCCGAGGCCGGCAGCCCGCAGAGGCTGCTGGTGCGCGACGCCGCCCGGGCCCCGGACCTGGAAGGCGCCGTCCCTGTCATCTGCACCTACATGGACTCGGTCCAGGCCAAGGGTGCGCTGGACGGGGTAAAGACGCTGTTTATGGTCTCCGCCGCCGAGGCCGAAGACCGGCTGCAGCAGCACTACGCCTTCGTGGACGCAGCAATGGCCGCCGGGGTGCAGCACATCGTTTACACGTCATTTTTCGGTGCCGCGCCCGATTCCACTTTCACGCTGGCCCAGGACCACTACGCCACGGAGGAATGGATCAAGGCGTCCGGAATGGACTACACCTTCCTGCGGGACAACCTCTATCTGGATTTCATGCCCCTCCTGGCAGGCGAGGATGGCGTAATCCGCGGACCCGCCGGGGACGGCGTCGTGGCCGCAGTGGCCCGGGTGGACGTCGCCCGCTCCGCCGTGACCGTGCTCCGCGACCCGGCCCTGCATGTCGGCAGGACCTACGACCTCACCGGACCCGAGGACATCTCCCTGGCCACAGCCGCCGACCTCCTCACCGCCGGAACCGGCCGGACCATCACTTTCCAGAATGAGACCGTCGAGGAGGCTTACGCCTCGAGGGCTTCCTATGGCGCTGCGCCGTGGCAGGTGGACGCCTGGGTGAGCACCTACACCGCTATCGCGGCGGGCGAACTGGCCGGGCCGACGTCGGCCGTGCACGAACTCACCGGCCGTGAACCTCTGGGACTGGCGCAGTTCCTGGCCGAGGCGCACACGATCTAG
- a CDS encoding TIGR04086 family membrane protein, protein MSNPAGPEDRTPRRTRDEDAAVSQEARIHDARQDAARNDTAGANETRAIPTGAAAGAPTRAEAVRAEPVRTEPTRSQPVTAVRHDEPVHDTVVEEVHTRETVVAREKEQFGGIKIGSAFFGWLAATGMAVLLTALVAAAGTAVGLATNTDVNAAVNSGDQTVGMVGIIVLLVILFVSYYSGGYVAGRMARFNGAKQGLMVWVWALIAAIVVAILGVVAGQQYNILAQLNSFPRIPVNEGELTTTSIIAAVVVAAVALVGAVLGGTAGMHFHRKVDRAGFTPVDTVEER, encoded by the coding sequence ATGAGCAACCCAGCAGGCCCCGAAGATCGCACTCCCCGACGCACCCGTGACGAGGATGCGGCCGTCAGCCAGGAAGCCCGGATCCACGACGCACGGCAGGATGCTGCCCGCAATGACACTGCCGGCGCAAACGAGACCCGCGCCATCCCGACCGGTGCAGCAGCCGGCGCACCCACGCGGGCCGAAGCGGTCCGCGCAGAACCGGTCCGCACCGAGCCGACGCGCAGCCAGCCCGTGACCGCCGTGCGCCACGACGAGCCGGTGCATGACACCGTCGTCGAAGAGGTCCACACCCGGGAAACCGTGGTGGCCCGTGAGAAAGAGCAGTTCGGCGGGATCAAGATCGGTTCAGCCTTCTTCGGCTGGCTCGCCGCCACGGGCATGGCAGTCCTGCTGACGGCGCTGGTCGCCGCCGCCGGCACCGCCGTCGGCCTCGCCACCAACACCGACGTCAACGCGGCCGTGAATTCCGGCGACCAGACGGTGGGAATGGTTGGCATCATCGTGCTGCTGGTCATCCTGTTCGTGTCCTACTACTCCGGCGGCTACGTGGCCGGCCGGATGGCGCGCTTCAACGGCGCCAAGCAGGGCCTGATGGTGTGGGTCTGGGCCCTCATCGCCGCGATCGTCGTCGCGATCCTCGGCGTCGTGGCCGGCCAGCAGTACAATATCCTGGCCCAGCTCAACAGCTTCCCGCGCATCCCGGTCAACGAGGGCGAACTGACCACCACCAGCATCATCGCCGCAGTGGTCGTGGCAGCGGTGGCCCTGGTGGGCGCCGTCCTCGGTGGAACCGCCGGCATGCACTTCCACCGCAAGGTGGACCGCGCCGGCTTCACCCCGGTGGACACCGTCGAGGAACGCTAG
- a CDS encoding DUF3375 family protein, whose protein sequence is MSRSALSSADAISARLRDLELLTKGPAWALTRSAPWVIAVLQASFTRTRPQLPLEQFHADVDAFLEQLRRQDPGLGGSANGKTFGDEWTRKNFLTRRNQSGQIVYEVTEPAARVLAFLDSLSSERSTLNGSRLGTLLGDVEKLANETNPDQSARLESLEEEIGERRQLIEDISSGDFDGLLDDEEAVEAAGNILDLAASLPADYKKMRDRIEELVGELRNQIIEESLSKGATMAQVLEADKRLRQSPEGRTFRSFTAFLEDPQQQLRFRSAIGEVLSRQFADDLSHDERETLKNLVAELRTQHSQIQRIYGKLSESLNTYVQSDDFRQSVRLRKVLREAEQAIRSLPYERERPGLVRGPVLFNAGFESLAMVKLFDPDEFAAPPRLADPIAFTDSDRVRSPRTGKASPEAIRGAFAGASTLAEAWEQLPADERHINSIRALLSHALHEGAGFDRGAWDTLDFEQIDGSTRTAYLPVVTLKKD, encoded by the coding sequence GTGTCCCGCTCCGCCCTGTCCTCCGCCGACGCCATCAGCGCCCGGCTGCGGGACCTCGAACTCCTCACCAAGGGGCCCGCCTGGGCATTGACCCGCTCGGCGCCGTGGGTGATCGCCGTGCTGCAGGCGTCCTTTACCCGGACCCGGCCGCAGCTTCCGCTGGAACAGTTCCACGCCGACGTCGACGCCTTCCTGGAGCAGCTCCGCCGCCAGGATCCGGGGCTGGGCGGCTCGGCCAACGGGAAGACGTTTGGCGACGAGTGGACCCGGAAGAACTTCCTGACCCGCCGGAACCAGTCCGGCCAGATCGTGTACGAAGTCACCGAACCCGCGGCCCGTGTCCTCGCCTTCCTCGACAGCCTCTCCAGCGAACGCTCCACCCTCAACGGCTCGCGGTTGGGCACACTGCTGGGCGACGTCGAGAAGCTCGCCAACGAGACCAATCCGGACCAGAGCGCCCGGCTGGAGTCCCTCGAGGAGGAGATCGGCGAACGCCGCCAGCTGATCGAGGACATCAGCTCCGGGGATTTTGATGGCCTGCTCGACGACGAGGAGGCCGTCGAGGCGGCCGGGAACATCCTCGACCTCGCCGCCAGCCTGCCCGCGGACTACAAGAAGATGCGCGACCGGATCGAGGAGCTGGTGGGGGAGCTCCGCAACCAGATCATCGAGGAATCCCTGAGCAAGGGCGCCACCATGGCCCAGGTGCTCGAAGCGGACAAGCGGCTCCGGCAGAGCCCCGAAGGAAGGACCTTCCGTTCCTTCACTGCGTTCCTGGAGGACCCGCAGCAGCAGTTGCGCTTCCGTTCGGCGATCGGCGAAGTGCTGAGCCGGCAGTTCGCTGATGACCTCAGCCATGACGAACGCGAGACGCTGAAGAACCTCGTTGCGGAACTGCGCACCCAGCACAGCCAGATCCAGCGGATCTACGGCAAGCTCAGCGAGAGCCTTAACACCTACGTCCAGAGCGACGACTTCCGCCAGTCCGTCCGGCTCCGCAAAGTCCTCAGGGAGGCTGAGCAGGCCATCCGGTCCCTGCCGTACGAACGGGAACGCCCCGGGCTGGTCCGCGGTCCGGTGCTGTTCAACGCCGGCTTCGAGTCCCTGGCCATGGTCAAGCTCTTCGACCCGGACGAGTTCGCGGCCCCGCCCAGGCTCGCTGACCCGATCGCCTTCACCGACTCGGACAGGGTGCGCTCGCCGAGGACCGGTAAAGCCAGCCCCGAGGCCATCCGCGGCGCGTTTGCCGGCGCGTCCACCCTGGCCGAGGCCTGGGAGCAGCTCCCGGCCGACGAACGCCACATTAACTCGATCCGCGCCCTGCTCTCCCACGCCCTGCACGAGGGGGCCGGCTTCGACCGCGGCGCCTGGGACACTCTCGACTTCGAACAGATCGACGGCTCCACGCGCACCGCGTACCTGCCGGTCGTCACGCTTAAGAAGGACTGA
- a CDS encoding acyl-CoA dehydrogenase family protein, which produces MSSAVENPATDNPADSPAAGAPVPPGTLGPDATAADARAIAEAARETSWDRPSFAKGLYLGSFDLSLIHPWPEAPADDVERGEAFMARLTDYCRTMSGRTIEREARIPDEYLRGLAELGVFGMKIPRDYGGLGLSLVYYGRALAMLCSVHPSLGALLSAHQSIGVPEPVKVFGTPAQKQEYLPRCAAGAITAFLLTEPDVGSDPARMGSTAVPSDDGGSYVLDGVKLWTTNGVIAELVVIMAVVPSHTDADGTVHKGGISAFVVEMDSPGITVENRNAFMGLRGIENGVTRFHQVRVPAANRLGREGQGLKIALTTLNTGRLALPALCVASGRWSLKIAREWSNARTQWGRPVGRHEAVGKKIAFIAASAFALDAVFELTAETADAGQKDVRIEAALAKLWSTEITCRIADELVQIRGGRGFETADSLEARGERAVPAEQQLRDLRINRIFEGSSEIMKLLIAREAVDAHLAAAGALASEDSSLSDKAKAAVGASGFYAKWLPKLVAGAGMDPRSYSDFGRLARQLRFVERSSRRLARQTFYGMGRWQAKLEHKQAFLGRIVDIGAELFAMAACCSRAEMLLRTDPEKGASAYELAEAYCEQARVRVEEYFDQLWRNTDDGDHVLARNVLAGDYEWLEAGVLDQSEGTGPWIADASPRASVKENLHRKYR; this is translated from the coding sequence ATGAGCTCCGCCGTTGAGAATCCAGCCACTGACAATCCAGCCGACAGCCCGGCCGCCGGGGCCCCGGTCCCGCCCGGGACGCTGGGCCCCGATGCAACCGCAGCGGACGCGCGGGCCATCGCCGAAGCCGCCCGCGAGACCAGCTGGGACCGGCCCAGCTTCGCCAAGGGCCTCTACCTCGGCAGCTTTGACCTCAGCCTGATCCACCCCTGGCCGGAAGCCCCGGCGGACGACGTCGAACGCGGGGAAGCGTTCATGGCCCGCCTGACCGACTACTGCCGCACCATGTCCGGTCGCACCATAGAGCGCGAAGCCCGGATCCCCGACGAGTACCTCCGGGGGCTGGCCGAGCTGGGGGTCTTCGGCATGAAGATCCCCCGCGACTACGGCGGACTGGGACTCTCGCTGGTGTACTACGGACGGGCGCTGGCAATGCTGTGCTCCGTACACCCCAGCCTCGGCGCCCTGCTCTCCGCGCACCAGTCCATCGGCGTTCCCGAGCCCGTCAAGGTCTTCGGAACCCCCGCGCAGAAGCAGGAATACCTGCCGCGCTGCGCCGCCGGCGCCATCACCGCGTTCCTGCTGACCGAACCCGACGTCGGCAGCGACCCCGCCCGGATGGGCAGCACCGCCGTCCCCTCGGACGACGGCGGGTCCTACGTCCTGGACGGCGTGAAGCTCTGGACCACCAACGGCGTGATCGCCGAGCTTGTGGTGATCATGGCCGTGGTCCCCTCCCACACCGACGCCGACGGCACGGTGCACAAGGGAGGCATCAGCGCCTTCGTCGTAGAAATGGACTCCCCCGGCATTACGGTGGAAAACCGCAACGCCTTCATGGGCCTGCGCGGCATCGAGAACGGCGTCACCCGCTTCCACCAGGTGAGGGTGCCCGCGGCCAACCGGCTGGGACGGGAGGGACAGGGCCTGAAAATCGCCCTCACTACCCTCAACACCGGCCGGCTCGCGCTGCCGGCGCTCTGCGTCGCCTCCGGGAGATGGAGCCTGAAGATCGCCCGGGAATGGTCAAATGCCCGCACCCAGTGGGGCCGGCCGGTGGGCCGGCACGAGGCCGTAGGCAAGAAAATTGCGTTCATTGCGGCCAGCGCCTTCGCCCTCGACGCCGTCTTCGAACTGACCGCCGAAACGGCCGACGCCGGGCAGAAAGACGTCCGGATCGAGGCGGCCCTGGCCAAGCTGTGGTCCACCGAGATCACCTGCCGGATCGCCGACGAGCTCGTGCAGATCCGCGGCGGCCGCGGCTTCGAAACAGCGGACTCGCTGGAGGCCCGCGGCGAGCGCGCGGTGCCGGCTGAGCAGCAGCTCCGTGACCTCCGGATCAACCGGATTTTCGAGGGGTCCTCGGAAATCATGAAACTGCTGATCGCCAGGGAAGCTGTGGACGCGCACCTCGCCGCGGCCGGCGCCCTCGCCTCCGAAGATTCCAGCCTGTCCGACAAGGCCAAGGCCGCGGTCGGCGCATCCGGCTTCTATGCGAAGTGGCTTCCGAAGCTCGTCGCCGGCGCCGGTATGGACCCGCGTTCCTACAGCGACTTCGGCCGGCTCGCCAGGCAGCTCCGCTTCGTTGAGCGCTCCTCCCGGCGGCTGGCCCGGCAGACGTTTTACGGGATGGGCCGCTGGCAGGCGAAGCTCGAGCACAAACAGGCGTTCCTGGGCCGGATCGTGGACATCGGGGCAGAACTCTTTGCCATGGCCGCCTGCTGCTCCCGGGCCGAAATGCTGCTGCGGACCGATCCGGAGAAGGGGGCCTCCGCGTACGAACTTGCCGAGGCGTACTGCGAGCAGGCGCGCGTGCGGGTGGAGGAGTACTTCGACCAGCTGTGGAGGAACACCGACGACGGCGACCACGTGCTCGCCCGCAATGTCCTGGCCGGCGACTACGAGTGGCTCGAGGCCGGCGTACTGGACCAGTCCGAAGGCACCGGACCCTGGATTGCCGATGCCAGTCCCCGAGCCTCGGTCAAGGAGAACCTGCACCGGAAGTACCGCTGA